The window TCGGGAACGCCTGGCGGCGGGGATGGCGAAAAACGGCTACACAGCCGAATTCGCCGCGCAGATCTTTGAACAGATCAAGGGCTTCGGCAATTACGGTTTTCCCGAGTCCCATGCCGCCAGCTTCGCCTTGCTGACCTACGCCAGCAGTTGGCTCAAATGCCATGAACCGGCGGCGTTCGCCTGTGCCCTGATCAACAGCTGGCCCATGGGGTTCTACAGCCCGGACCAGATTCTGCAGGATGCCCGCCGGCATCAGTTGCAGATCCGCCCGGTGGACGTGCGCGCCAGTGACTGGGATTGCAGCCTCGAACCCATGGAAGGCCGACAACCGGCGCTTCGCCTGGGGTTGCGCATGATCAAGGGCTTTCGCCAAGAGGATGCCCATCGCATCGAAGCGGCCCGCCGGCATCGGCCCTTCAGTGACGTGGCCGACCTTGGCGAGCGCGCGCAACTCGATGCCCGGGCCCAGGCGCAACTGGCCGACGCCGGTGCCTTGCGGGGCTTGGCCGGTGATCGTCATCGCGCTCGCTGGGAGGTGGCCGGGGTACAGAAACAGCTGGGCTTGTTCGCCGGTTTGCCCAGCCAGGAAGAACCGCCCGTGGACCTGCCAAAACCTACGGTGGGGGAGAATCTGTTCGCCGATTACGCCAGCGTCGGTACGACACTGGGCCCCCATCCACTGGCTTTGCTGCGCCCCGAACTGCGCGCCCGGCGCTGTCGCAGCTCGCGGGAGCTGCAGGATGTGGAGCATGGCCGCAACGTCAGCGTCGCCGGGCTGGTCACCGGCCGCCAACGGCCAGGTACGGCCAGCGGCGTGACTTTTGTCACCCTGGAGGATGAGTTTGGCAACCTCAATGTGGTGGTCTGGCGCGACCTGGCCGAGCGCCAACGCAAAGCGTTGGTGGGTTCGCAATTGCTCAGGGTCGACGGGCGTTGGGAAAGTGTCGGTGAGGTTCGTCACCTGATCGCCGGCCGCCTGAGCGACCTGACCGAGTTGCTGGCGGGTATCCAGGTGCATAGCCGCGATTTCCGCTGAACCCGGCTGCCACACAGCAAGCATGTCGCCAGCCCGGACAGGTTTGCATCATGACCTGCCCATGAAACCAAACGCCAGCGCAGCGCTCGAAGCTCTGAGCACAAGGGACTTGTGGTATGCCGATTCCCTGCTGGCATTTTCGAGGTTCAGAATCGACTCATGCAGTTCTTATCCCAGAATCATGGATGCCCCGGTTGGGGCGGTGAAATGGCCGGGCGTATCCGGTCGTTCGATTGGAGCCAGACCGAACTGGGTGCCATCGAGCACTGGTCCGCCAGTCTGCGCAGCGCAGTCCAGGTGCTGCTGGCGTCGCCTTTGCCGATGGTCATGTTGTGGGGCCGTCAGGGCTTCATGATCTACAACGATGCTTATGCCGAGTTCGCCGGCGGGCGCCATCCGTACCTGCTGGGCTGCGCGGTAGAGTTGGGCTGGCCGGAAGTGGCCGAATTCAATCGTCACGTACTGGATGTCTGCCTGGCCGGTGGCACCTTGTCCTATCGCAGCAAAGAGCTGGTACTGCTACGCAATGGCAAGCCCGAAGATGTCTGGATGGACCTTTATTACAGCCCGGTGCCCGACGATGATCAGTCTCCGGGCGGCGTTTTGGCGATCGTCGTGGAAACCACCGAGCTTGTGCTGACCGAGCGTGCCCGCCAGGAGGCCGAACGCAGCTACCGCGCCGTCAACGAGCGCATTCAGTTGGCCCTCTCGGCCGGGCCACTGCTGGGGTCGTTTGTCTGGGATATCCAGAACGACACACTTTCCGGCGATGAGCGTTTTTCCCGCACGTTCAATTACCCGCCAGACACGCCTCTGGATGCACTGCCTGTCGAGATTGCCCGCCAGAACATCCACCCCGATGATCTGGAGGAGGTGAACCGGCGGGTCGAACTGACCTTGCGTACCGGAACCCCCTACAACGCTGAGTATCGGGTGCGTCGACTCGGCGGTGATTACCTGTGGGTGCTGGCCAGCGGCCGATGTGAATTCGATACGTTGGGCCGGCCGTTGCGTTTCCCCGGTGTGCTGATTGATATCAACGAACGCAAGGCGGCTGAAGCATCGCTGCTCAAGTTCACCCGTGATCTGGAGCAGCGTGTCGCCGAGGAAGTGCATGCGCGGTTGACGGCCGAAGAGCAGTTGCGCCAGTCGCAGAAACTCGAAGCCATTGGCGGACTCACCGGCGGTGTGGCTCATGACTTCAACAACTTGCTGCAGGTGATCGCCGGCAACCTGCACCTGTTGGCTCGCCACGAACCGCACAACGCCAATGTGCAGCGGCGGGTCAGTGCCTCCATCGAAGCGGTGGAACGGGGCGCCAAACTGTCCTCGCAATTGCTGGCGTTTGCCCGCCGCCAACCGTTGTCACCGGCGGTCTACAACCCACGACGAATCTTCGACGGTCTGGGCGAATTGTTGCAGCGGGCCTTGGGCGAAACCATCCAGATCGAAGTGACCTTGCCCGCCGAGCCCTGGTGCATCCACGTCGATCGCAATCAGCTTGAAAACGCTTTGCTGAACCTGGCGATCAATGCCCGCGATGCCATGTGTGGTGAGGGCACCATCGGCCTGATCGGCGAAAACATCGTGCTCGACGAATCGTCCTGCGCCGGTAAAGACATTCCGGCCGGTGACTATGTGCGCCTGTCGGTGATCGACCGCGGCGCGGGCATGCCACCCGATGTCCTGGACCATGTGTTCGAGCCGTTTTTCACCACCAAGACTGACGGCCAGGGCACCGGGCTTGGGTTGAGCATGGTGTTCGGGTTCGTCAAGCAAAGTGGCGGGCATATCGAGATTACCAGTGACGTGGGAGAGGGCACGCGAGCGCAGATGTATTTCCCCCGCAGTCGGCAACCTGAAACAGGTGAAGAGGCCCCACACAGCCCGCTTCTGACCGGTGGGCAAGAGACGATTCTGGTGGTGGAGGATAACGAAGAGGTGCGCAGCGCGTCGGTGGAGCTGCTGGAACAGTCCGGTTATCGGACCCTCACGGCCGCCAACGCTGATGCGGCCATGGCGCTTTTGCTCGAAGGTGCCTCGGTGGATCTGATTTTTACCGATGTGGTCATGCCTGGCCTGATCAAGAGCTCTGACCTGGCGGCCTGGGCCAGGGTACAGACTCCGCCTATGCCCATACTGTTCACCTCGGGCCACACCCGGGACATCATCTCCCGCAACCACCAGTTGAGCCCCGATACCCATCTGCTGAGCAAACCTTACGGCCCGGATGCCTTGATCACCATGGTGAGGACTGTGTTGGGCAGTTGATCGCGGCGCGCTAAACAAATGGAACCGAAGCCGCCATGCCACCTTCAAATGACCATGACCGGTCATCAATCCGGCCTGTCATGAATGAGGTGCCTATGAACCAAGATCCTGCAAACACCCAGCAACAAGGCCAGACGCAGGCCCCGTCACCGCGCAATGATCCGGCGATCGATCCTCAGGTTTCCCCTGAGCCCGCTGGCACCCAGCCAGTCAGCCCGGCTGGGGCAGGCAAGGCCCAAAGCGCCGACAGCGAAGTCGATCAAAAAAATCACCACCAGGACAACGACAACACCTTCAGCCCTGGCTTCAAGCCTGACCCGGACCGCCCGGAATCCGGTGAGAGCACTGACGCCGATATCGATACGGATGGCGGTTAGCCAATGAGCCCTGCTTCTTTTCTTGAAGCTGGGCTTTCGGATTTCACGACGCCGTTGGGTGGCTGGCGCATCTATTGAGTGGATGAGTGAGGCGACAGGTCCATCCGATACCCAGCCCCCGGCTTGCCTTCATGTAATGCCGACTGGATTTTTTCATACAATGCATTGGCCTCGGCAGTCGTGATTGACCGCGAGCAATCCCGCAATACGACGCGCAACAGAGCATTTTCCTGGCCGGGTAACAGCCCGAGTCGCTCGATGGCTTGTGGTGGTAATTCAGACGAAGTCCAACGACCTTTGACTTGCATCTCCTCAATCCAACCAGAGCAGTCGCCAGCCGCCTGGAGCATTTTCTCAGTCAGTACTTCCTCACTCAAACCCGGAGTCACGGCCACTGAAATGTCCCGAGTAATTGAAGGCAAACGCGAAACCGTACTCCAAGGACGTAAATCTTGCATCTGGGCCTGAACTCGCTCATTAGGGTCACGCAACAGGCGAATATCCGGGATTCCCTTTCGTAGCATAGTCAACCGGTCCAGCCCCATCCCCAACGCCAGACCGCCATGGCGCTGCGCATCGATTCCCAGCCGTTGCAATAACGAAGTGGCAATAAGCCCACACTCCAGCACTTCGACAGCAGAACCATCGTTTATCACATTCACCTCAATGCCACCTTCGGTGTAATGATGCGGACTGTCGCTGTAAACCCAAGGTTTATCGGGGACGGCGACCCCAAGGATATCGCCGACCAAGCGCAAAAGGTGTCCGCGCGCCGAGAGCTCGGGTTCACCCAGCACCCATATGTCCATCTGATGTGGCTCGGCGCAGTGCCAACGATCACGACTGTCGCGGCGGAACGTGATGCCCGGAGCGGCCAGCAAAATGACCTCTCCAGGCTTGCGTTCCTGAGCCGAACGTTGCAGCACAATTGGAATCTGGCTAGTGGTTTGTGTACGCAACAGTGAATGTTCGTCTATCCACCGGGTGTGTTCGCTGCCTAGAGTGATTTCTGCCGGGTCATAACCGAGCAGTCCGTAGTTCTCTTCGGCGGATACGATTCGTGGGCCGGTCTGTATTAGAGCCTGCGGCCACCCAGCACTGACCAGCCCTTCAATTATTTCGTTCATGATCAGGCGGACTGCATGTGTGGGCGAGTGCGCCTCAGTCAGATCTGTAATGGATAACGCCTGCTGAAGCGCGACGTCAGTCAGGTATTTCTTGGTAACACCCATTATTGGCCCCTTTGAATCAGTGTTTGCTACGGCTTGAACAGTCGGAGGAAAAACCTATCAACACTAGACCAAACAAACAACTTAATAAGGCGGATTTTGGTGTTTTCAGAACTCAGCTACAGATGCTTCCTACATAAATAATCTATTTTTATTTTCTGCTATTCTCAGTAGAAGTATTGGTTCTAAAAAGCGATCAAAAAATCATTTAAAAATCAGCATGAATTTGAGCTAATACGACCACCCCCTTGAGCCGCAAGGGGGAAAATAAGGTAAAGGTGAAATCATGAAGAAGCAGAAAGTAATTCAGGAAAAACTTAATCGTATTACCTCAGGTCCAGAAAATTTTGGGTGGGCTCCATTGGCTTGGGCCTATATGGGTGATTGATATCGTTTGATTCAGAAGGGTGGCATGGATCAGCCACCCTTTTTCATAAGGAGCTACTTTATGTCGTCCATGACAAATATCCATACACTTTTTGGCGCTGAGGAATTCTGGGTTGTCGCCGATTCAGAGCAATTTCTTAACAAGTGTTCTAATCAAGGGCTAAAAACTGCGCATATCACCAAGGTCGAAGCTCTGCCTCGCAATAGCATAATTTTCTCCTTCAGCAACAGTGCCGCCAAACTCACAT is drawn from Pseudomonas rhizophila and contains these coding sequences:
- a CDS encoding hybrid sensor histidine kinase/response regulator is translated as MQFLSQNHGCPGWGGEMAGRIRSFDWSQTELGAIEHWSASLRSAVQVLLASPLPMVMLWGRQGFMIYNDAYAEFAGGRHPYLLGCAVELGWPEVAEFNRHVLDVCLAGGTLSYRSKELVLLRNGKPEDVWMDLYYSPVPDDDQSPGGVLAIVVETTELVLTERARQEAERSYRAVNERIQLALSAGPLLGSFVWDIQNDTLSGDERFSRTFNYPPDTPLDALPVEIARQNIHPDDLEEVNRRVELTLRTGTPYNAEYRVRRLGGDYLWVLASGRCEFDTLGRPLRFPGVLIDINERKAAEASLLKFTRDLEQRVAEEVHARLTAEEQLRQSQKLEAIGGLTGGVAHDFNNLLQVIAGNLHLLARHEPHNANVQRRVSASIEAVERGAKLSSQLLAFARRQPLSPAVYNPRRIFDGLGELLQRALGETIQIEVTLPAEPWCIHVDRNQLENALLNLAINARDAMCGEGTIGLIGENIVLDESSCAGKDIPAGDYVRLSVIDRGAGMPPDVLDHVFEPFFTTKTDGQGTGLGLSMVFGFVKQSGGHIEITSDVGEGTRAQMYFPRSRQPETGEEAPHSPLLTGGQETILVVEDNEEVRSASVELLEQSGYRTLTAANADAAMALLLEGASVDLIFTDVVMPGLIKSSDLAAWARVQTPPMPILFTSGHTRDIISRNHQLSPDTHLLSKPYGPDALITMVRTVLGS